A window from Bifidobacteriaceae bacterium encodes these proteins:
- a CDS encoding substrate-binding domain-containing protein, with protein sequence MQSFASRKHPAASRRTKHLAVVVSGLLAASFALAACGDNSGSKEEPTDSSVGGQDTYTVYLSNNFIANTWRVQMENQIQALASHDEFKDILDLKILNSSANTVSAQTSDLLTAIRAKPDAIIFEASSATALNSTIQMGCDEGILMISFDQTVTAECAYKIQNDWTNEVADAGEWLAAAIGDKGPILVDTGIPGGPSSDEMTQYWLNEFPKKHPDIEIVGTYQSEVNPGVELNQVASQFASHPEVVGVLSEGYCSSIFQASQQAGLEAPVMSCINANVNAIACEENKLKCYMRTNPSWVGALALQQAMDMLMNGTEYDKIRIIEPIAPASVSTAGKEVEFEHMFPYEPLEEGVNWFPDLTPNLILTVTGPGLNLTAEDALKGVE encoded by the coding sequence GTGCAATCATTCGCCTCACGGAAACATCCGGCCGCATCGCGGCGCACCAAACATCTGGCGGTTGTCGTCAGTGGCCTGCTCGCCGCTTCGTTTGCCCTCGCGGCCTGCGGCGACAATTCTGGCTCGAAAGAGGAGCCGACCGATTCATCGGTCGGCGGGCAAGACACCTACACCGTCTACTTATCGAACAACTTCATCGCCAACACTTGGCGTGTTCAGATGGAGAACCAGATTCAGGCACTGGCCTCCCATGACGAATTCAAAGATATCCTGGATCTCAAAATCCTGAACTCATCTGCCAATACCGTGTCGGCACAGACGTCGGACTTGCTGACTGCCATCCGTGCCAAGCCGGATGCCATCATCTTTGAAGCTTCGTCCGCCACAGCGCTGAATTCCACTATTCAGATGGGATGCGACGAGGGAATCTTGATGATCTCATTTGATCAGACGGTCACCGCTGAATGCGCGTACAAGATCCAGAACGACTGGACCAACGAAGTAGCGGATGCCGGCGAATGGTTGGCAGCAGCCATTGGTGACAAGGGGCCGATCTTGGTAGACACAGGTATCCCAGGCGGTCCCTCGTCTGACGAGATGACGCAGTATTGGCTCAACGAATTCCCGAAGAAGCATCCCGATATAGAAATCGTCGGCACCTATCAGTCTGAGGTCAACCCCGGCGTGGAACTGAACCAAGTTGCCAGTCAGTTCGCTTCGCACCCTGAGGTGGTCGGCGTGCTTTCCGAGGGCTACTGCTCATCCATCTTCCAGGCCTCCCAGCAGGCGGGACTCGAAGCTCCGGTCATGTCCTGCATAAACGCGAACGTGAACGCGATCGCCTGCGAGGAAAACAAGCTCAAGTGCTACATGCGGACGAACCCTAGTTGGGTGGGCGCACTGGCGCTGCAGCAGGCGATGGACATGCTCATGAACGGGACTGAGTACGACAAGATCCGGATTATCGAGCCGATCGCCCCGGCGTCGGTGTCAACAGCCGGCAAGGAGGTGGAATTCGAGCATATGTTCCCATACGAACCGCTGGAAGAGGGAGTCAACTGGTTCCCTGACTTGACCCCTAACTTGATCCTCACTGTAACCGGTCCCGGTCTGAACTTGACCGCAGAAGACGCTTTGAAAGGCGTCGAGTAG
- a CDS encoding iron-containing alcohol dehydrogenase — MSEEALGGWWSFATAGRVVYGRGSASLVGQVVRPLGHRILICTDKNLVAAGLVERVLSVLQDEANLEVMVLPWGEPEIALEQAEACAAQAAAMRPDVIVGLGGGSNMDLAKLVAARLASGGTMQQWATGTPPAATLPVVAIPTTAGTGSEVTSVAVVTDPATGTKVGISTPLLLPARAIVDPAMTDNCPRKVTTDSGVDALTHAIEAYTCVDFRERAAAPLAATGFVGKNPLSDVLALEAIRLLAKSLPTVVANGSDEAARDDVSLAALLAGLAFSSAGTGIVHALQYPLGTLTHTSHGHGNALLLPAAIKHNIPVRTGEYAKVARLLGTEDASDDDAAAALPLIISTFVEGLGIAPSLKSIGVTPTDIGPMAAAAAKISRLVANNPAPIDEAGLADVLTDALTWPANA, encoded by the coding sequence ATGTCCGAAGAGGCGCTGGGGGGATGGTGGTCTTTTGCGACGGCCGGTCGGGTCGTTTATGGCCGAGGCTCTGCCTCGCTGGTCGGCCAAGTGGTGCGACCCCTTGGGCACCGAATCCTGATCTGTACTGACAAGAACCTGGTGGCAGCCGGTCTCGTGGAACGAGTCCTGTCCGTGCTGCAGGACGAAGCGAACCTTGAGGTCATGGTTCTACCCTGGGGCGAACCTGAGATCGCCCTTGAGCAAGCCGAGGCCTGCGCCGCGCAGGCTGCGGCCATGCGCCCGGACGTCATCGTCGGCTTGGGCGGCGGCAGCAACATGGATCTCGCCAAACTCGTGGCGGCCCGATTGGCTAGCGGTGGCACCATGCAGCAATGGGCGACCGGGACGCCTCCTGCTGCAACTCTGCCTGTAGTGGCGATCCCTACAACGGCTGGCACGGGTTCTGAGGTCACATCCGTCGCGGTGGTCACCGATCCCGCCACCGGCACAAAGGTGGGCATCTCGACCCCCTTATTGCTGCCCGCCCGTGCGATCGTTGACCCGGCGATGACCGACAATTGCCCCCGTAAGGTCACTACGGACTCCGGCGTTGACGCCCTGACCCACGCCATAGAGGCCTACACCTGCGTCGACTTCCGAGAGCGCGCGGCAGCGCCTCTGGCAGCCACCGGATTCGTCGGCAAGAATCCGCTCAGCGACGTGTTGGCGCTGGAAGCCATCCGCCTGCTCGCCAAGTCGTTGCCCACAGTCGTGGCCAACGGTTCCGACGAGGCCGCCCGCGATGACGTGTCGCTTGCAGCCCTGCTGGCTGGGCTGGCCTTCTCAAGTGCGGGCACCGGCATCGTCCATGCTCTGCAGTATCCGCTCGGGACTCTCACCCACACCTCACACGGACACGGCAATGCGCTGTTGTTGCCAGCGGCGATTAAGCACAACATCCCGGTCCGCACAGGCGAATACGCCAAGGTAGCGCGACTGTTGGGCACGGAGGACGCCAGCGATGACGACGCAGCAGCAGCCCTACCCCTCATCATCAGCACCTTTGTCGAAGGACTGGGCATTGCGCCTAGCCTCAAGAGCATTGGGGTCACGCCAACCGACATCGGACCGATGGCCGCTGCGGCAGCCAAGATTTCTCGGTTGGTGGCCAACAATCCAGCACCAATTGACGAGGCGGGGCTAGCCGACGTGCTCACCGACGCGCTGACTTGGCCCGCCAACGCCTAA